CCGACCGCATCGAGCAGGTCCTCGAGACGGTCAACCTGACGCCGCAGACCGACACCGTGGTGGCCAGCATGTCGGCGGGGATGCGGGCCAGGTTGCGCCTGGCCAGGGCGTTGTTGCCCGGCCCGCGCGCGCTGATCCTCGACGAGCCGACCGGGCCGGTGGACCCGATCGCGGCGTACGGGTTGCTGACGCTGATCATGGATCTGGCGAAGCAGGAGCGGCTCGCGGTGCTGATCTCCTCGCACCGACTGGAGGAGATCGAAGCACTGCAGTCGCAGGCGCTCCTTCTCGACGGCGGAAAGGTCAGATACTCGGGCGACCTGGACCGGCTGCGCCGGGAGTGGGAGCGGCCGGAGCTGGAGCTCGTCGTCGCCGGACATCAGGACGCGCTCGCGATCGCCGATGGCCTCCTGACCCAGGGCATCGAGAGCCGGGTCGACGGCGTCAGCGTCCGGTGCCGTCCCACCGGCCTCGACGGTGTGGGCGGGGTACTGACCCGACTGGGCCCACTCACGGGCACCATCCAGCACGTCCGTGAGATTCCTATGCCGTTGCGTGATCTGATCGCGCAGGTGTACGCGCGAGGCAACCACGCCGAAGGAGACCCTCGATGAGCCTCGCCTACCCGTCCGTCGTCGGGAAGCGCTCGTTCGGCAGCAAGGTGCTCAACACCGTCGAGGCATACGTCCGAATCGACCTCGTCGAGGAGCGGATGTTCCCGGCCACGAGCATCATGCGCTACGTCGCGGCCGTCTTCCCGGTGCTGCTCTACTATTTCCAGGGCAACTTCCTGGCGATCTCCGATCAGCTCTTCGTCGTGATGGTCGTCGGCACGGCGGTGGTCGCCGGACTCCAGGACGCTCTCACCGCGCTCACCAGCCGGCTCAACTTCGCCATGGAGCGGGGCACGCTGGAAACCTATCTGGTCGAGCCGGTGCCGTGGGCGTTGATTCCAGTGGCGATGAACGTGTGGCGCAGCTGCACCGGTGCGCTGCTGGCGTGCTTCATGGTCGCCGTCGGCTGGCTGCTGGGAGCCCCGATCCAGGGATCCGGGGTACCGGGGGCGCTGCTGGTGCTCTTCCTCGGCATCATCGCCTGCAACGCGCTCGGCACGTTCGCAGCCGCGTTCATCGTGCTCTTCAAGCGGGGCGAGCCGGTGGTCATGCTCTTCAGCCTCGCCACCGCGGTGCTCGGCGGTGCGCTGTTCCCGATCAACGTCCTGCCGGAGTGGATCCGGTGGGCCAGCTATCTGATCCCGCAGACGTACGTGATCAGCGGGATCCGGCAGCTTCTCATCGCGGACGTGCCGCCGGACGGCCTATCGGTCGGTTGGTCCATCGGCATTCTCGCGGCCTTCTCGGTCGTGTCCTTCGCCGCCGGGCTGTTCGTCTTCGATCGCGCCCTGCGACTCGCCAGGCGGCTCGGAATCCTGAGCATCTGATGGCGTCTCTGGGAGGTGTCCGGTGATCCGATGGGCGACCGGGGCGGCGCGGCGGGCCGCCAGCCGGTACAGCCAGGCTGCGGACCTGAAGTGGCGGCAGCTGCCGCCCTTTACGGTCGCCACCCGGATGAGCGGTCGGTCGAGCGGGCCGACGGTCTATTACCTCGCGCCGCATCCGAACGGCACGTTCGGCGGAGTGCGCAACTCGTACCGGCACGTCGACAGCCTCAACGCGGCCGGGATCCCCGCGGCGGTGGTCCACGCCAAGAAGGGGTACCGGTGCACCTGGTTCGCCAACAGCACGCGGGTCATGAGCGCCTCGGATGTGGTCCTCGGTCCGGATGACCTGCTGGTGATCCCGGAGTGCTACGGCCCGGGGCTCGGCGGGGTGCCCGACGGGGTGCGGGTGGTCATCTTCAACCAGGGCGCGTACATCACGTTCGACCGGGTGCCCTATGAGACGACCGGGGCGGGCGCGCCCTACACCGGTGTGCCTGGCCTGGTCGGCCTGCTGGCCGTGTCGCAGAACAACGCCGAGTTGTTGCGGTACACGTTCCCGGATCTGCCGGTTGGTGTCGCCCGACCGGTCATCGATCCGCTGCTCTTCCACCCCGCAGACGAGCCGCCAGCGCGCCGGATCGCCTACCTCACCCACCGGCGGCCGGAGGAACGCGAGCAGTTGCGGCACATACTGCGCGCCCGCGGCCTGTTCGACCGCTGGGCGGAGACGCCCATCGCCGGCCGGTCGGAGTCGGAGACCGCGACTATCATGCGGGGCAGCGCAATCTTCCTGAGCTTCAGTCAACGCGAAGGGTTCGGGCTCCCTCCGGCCGAGGCCATGGCGAGCGCCTGCTTCGTCATCGGATACTCCGGGCCTGCCGGCCGGGAGTACTTCGAGCCGTCGGACTGCATCTCCGTCCCCGATGGGGACCTGCTCGCGTTCGCACGCGCCGTCGAGGATGCCTGTGCGGCCCACGACGACGACCCGGAGACGTTCCGCAAGGCCGGGTTGGCGGCTTCGGAACGAATCCTGGCGCGCTATTCGGCCGAATTGCTCCGGGCCGAGCTGCTGGCCTTCTACACACCGCTGGTCAGCGGCTCGCGCCGGTCCCGCGACAGCTGACTGGTCCCGCGACCTGATTAGTCCCGCAACAGCTCGGCCAGCCGCTGCGCCTGCCGCTCGGTCGTGAATTGTTCCTGCACCGCCTTGTGCCCGGCAGCACCGAGCGCCGTCGCCTCCGCCGGGTCCCGCAACAGCCGGATGATGGCCGCCGCCAATGCGTCGGCATCGCCCGGCGGCACCAGCACGCCCCATTCGCTGGACACGTAATCGCTCATGCCCGGCGTCGCGGTTATGACGATCGGTCGTCCACAGGCCATCGCCTCTAGCGCCACAGTCATCCCGCTCACATGCACGTTCGGCCGCAGCGCGACCACCACGACCTGGCTGCGCCAGTACAGCTCACGCAGCTGTGGGTGGCTCAGATGGGGATGCCGCACGCCGAGCTCGGCGGGCACGGGCACGTCATGCTGCGTCGCGATCTTGAATCGGGCATGGCCGATCGACTGCCGGACCAGGCACATCGCCCGAACCACCGTGTGGTGGTCCCGGTCGCGGTCGTTGCCGGCGCTCGCGACCAATCCGGGGACCGGCTCGTCGTCGCCCAGGGTGAAGAACTCCCCGTCGATGCCGAAGAGCAGGTGCCGCAGGCGATGCTCCGGAACACCCAGCTCGTCATGTAACACGGGCAGTTGAGCCGACGACAGTGCCCAGACCCGGTGCGCCCGGCGCAGCAGCGGAGCTGCGAGGCGCCGGTGCGTCCGGTCGCGGTCGGTCAGCGCGATGACGCCGGTGGCGACCGGGACACCGCCGCGGAGGATGGACGGCAAACCGGCCCGCTCGTCCCAGCACACACACAGGTCGGCGGAGCCTTGCAGCTCTGCCTTCCGCCAGGTCTCCGCCCATTCGTAACGGCCGAGCGCGCGCGCCGCGCGGGCCGCGTGGCGTCCGACCGGTCCGGCGGCGTAAGGCGGCGCGGCCGTGACCTGGTATCCGTAGCTGCCCAGCCGGTCCAGCCCGTAGGGCAACCGGTCGGGCACCTCGCCCGCAGCGTGCCGCCGTGTCCAGTCGGCCGCGTCCAGATTGCCGCTGAATCTGAGCTGAAGGTTCATATTCGCCACGAGTGGGACTCCTCTTTTCTCGGCACTAGGCGCCGCGGACGATTGCGGGGGACCAAGCGTCGGGCACCAGCACACGAGGCGTACCGGTGCCGTCGGCCGGCACCGCCCACACGTCGCTCGACGCCGAGCCGTTCGTGTCGCGGGGCAACCCGTACACGACGATGCTGTCGTCGAGCCACTCCGCCTGGTCGTCGACGCTGCGGGTCTCCGCCAGTGGCGTTTCTTGTCCAGTTGTTAGGTCCAGCACGGTGAGCCGCCACCTTCCCGCTGGAAGGTCGCCGCGTTTCTTGAACGCGACGCGGGTCCGGTCCGGCGACAGCGACGGGCATTCGACGTCCTGCCGCAACGCGGTCAGCCTCTGCCCGGACAGCGATCCCTCGACCAGCCAGGTTGTCTTTCCTGAGGCGGCCGTGGCGTAGAACCGGTCGTCGTCGACGAACGTCACCCCCCACACGTTCTTATCCGCCGCGGTGACCGTTCTGCCGTCGACGACCAACTTGAACCGCTCGATGTCGATCGGTTCGGCGCCGCCCGTCGGGCCGATCATGGTACGCGTGGAGAACTGCCCGGGGCTGGCGTACGAGTCGCCGTAGACGAATGTCGTGGTGGCGGTCAGCGTGCCGTGGGGTGACACTCGCGCCCGGCTGGGCAGGCCGGGCACTGGCCGCTCCGAAACCGCCGTCCACTGCGGGCCAAGGATCTTCACCTGGTACGTCGTGGCCAAGCCGCGCAGCGCCACCAGGCAGACGGCGGTACCGCGCACGGCGTGCACCCGGTCGCACGAGGCTGGGGTGAACGCGCGGGGGCCGGCCGGTGCGCTGAGCGGGGCCACCGCCACCCGGCCGTACCCGGCGCCGGTGGCGGTGCTGCGGAAGACCAGATGGGGTCCGGCGACCACGGACGCGGTGTCGTCGCGTACCGGCACGGCGGGTGTCTGCGTGGCCGCGTCGGCCTCGTTCGTCGCGACCTGTCGAAGGTAGAAAACCACGCCGGCGACGGCCACCAGCACGATTCCGGCGAAGACCCCGACTCGCAGCCGAAGACCGGTCATTTTCCCCCCTCGGCGCCAAGCAGGAGCCACGCGGCGGCCGGGATCGCCACGGCGAGCGCGACCGCGAATCCGAGCAGCGCCGGGTGGCGGCCCACCGCGACCCACAGCCCGCCGAAGGCCAGCGACGATGCGAACCGGGCCAGTACGACTACCGTCTGTGCGGCGGCGATCCCCGTTCCGCGCGCCGGCACGGGCACCAGCCGGCTGACCAGCGCGGCGAGCACCCCGTCGGAGGCGGCGTAGAACACGCCGAGGAGGAGCAGAGTGGCGGCCGTCCACACCAGACCCCCGAACGGACTCGCCGCGAACAGGTACGCCAACAGCAACGCCACGTGCCCGCCCACGAGGACGCGGGCGCGCCCGACCCGGTCGGCCAGGCGGCCCATCGGCACGGCCAGCGTGAGGTATGCGACGTTGGTACCGACGTAGAGCAGCGGGAAGAGCAGTGCGGTGAAGTCGTCACGGCGCTGCAGCGACAGGTACAGGAACCCGTCGCCGATGGTCAGCACCCCGAGCAGCCCGGCGGCGACGAGTGTCCGGCGCAGCCGCGGTCCGGTCGCCGTGCGGACCACCTCGCGTATGCCCAGCCGGGCAGTGCCGCCGCCGACCCGTCGATCGGGTACGAAGAGCACGAGGACCGCGAGACCGACCAGCGCCACGGCGAAGGAGACCACGAAGATCGCGTCGTACCCGCGGGGGAGCGCCGCCAGCAACGCGAACGCCGCGAGCGGCCCGATCGCCGCACCCAGCGTGTCCAGCGCACGGTGCACGCCGAATGACCGTCCCAGCATGCTGGGTTCCGAGGTGTCGGCGATCAGCGCGTCGCGGGGCGCTGTCCGCAACCCCTTGCCCAGCCGGTCGGCCGTGACGACCGCCGTGATGGCGGCCATCCCGTTGGCGGCCAGCATCGCGATCCGGCTCGCCGCGGAAACGCCGTATCCGACCACCGCTATCCATTTGGGCCGGCGGCTCCGGTCGCCCGAGTATCCGCCAAGGATCCGGACGAAGGCGCTCACCCCTTGGTACACGCCGTCCACAAAGCCGTATGCGAGGAGCCCGATGCCGATCTCGGCGGTCAGGTACAGCGGTAGGACAGCACTGACCATCTCCGAGGAGACGTCGGTCAGCAGGCTGACGATGCCGAGGAGCACGACGGTCCCGGCCACCCGCCGACGTACCCGGTTGGCCGGCGTCTCCCGCTCGCCGGTCAGGCTGTCTCGGACCGAGATGTACACCGCGCGATCAGCCGAGCGCTGATGCGAGTGCGGCCCCAACCCGTTCCTGCTGGACCGCGGTGATCTGAGGGTAGATCGGCAGCGACAGGACCTGGGCGGCGGCCTGCTCGGCGTGCGGAAAGCTCCCCGGTCCGTGGCGCAGGCCGGCGAAAGCGGGCGTCAGGTGCACCGGCACCGGGTAATGGATGCCGGCGCCGATGCCCTGCGCATTGAGGGCGGCCAGGATCTCGCCGCGGCGGGCGGCCGGCACGCGTACGACGTACAGGTGCCACACGTGCACATTGCCTGGTGCGGTCACCGGCCGCACGACATCGATCCCGGCGAGCAACCGGTCGTACCGGCCGGCCGCCTCGCGGCGGGCGGCGTTCCAGCTGTCGAGCCGGGCGAGCTTGGCCCGCAGCACGACCGCCTGCAGCGCGTCGAGGCGGCTGTTCACTCCGATCACGTCGTGCACGTACTTGCGCAGGCCACCGTGGCTGCCGAGGGTGCGTACCTTCGAGGCGAGCGCCTCGTCGTCGGTGACGACAGCGCCGGCGTCGCCGTACGCGCCAAGGTTCTTGCCCGGGTAGAAGCTGGTCGCCGCGATGCCACCAGCGCCGGCAGGGACGCCCAGCCGGGTGGCGCCCTGGCTTTGCGCGGCGTCCTCCACGATCGCGATGTCGCGCCCGTCGAGCAGGGCACGGAGCCGCTCGACCGGCGCGTGCTGGCCGTACAGGTGCACCGGTACGACAGCCCGGGTCGCCTGGGTGACCGCGGCGCGCGCCGCGTCGACGTCGATCAGGTAGGTCTCGGGGTCGACGTCGACCAGCACCGGCTGCCCACCGGCCCGCGCCACCGCCTCGGCCGTGGCTATGAACGTGTTGGCGGGCAGGATCACCTCGTCACCGGGCCCGACGCCGAGGGCGCGCAGCGCCAACTCCAGCGCGTCGGTGCCGTTGGCAACCCCAACGCAGTGCCCCACGCCGGCGAACGCCGCGTACTCGCGTTCGAAGGCGGTCACCTCGGGGCCGCCGATGAAGGCGGTGTCCGCCAGGATCCGTTTGAAGCCGATCGCGACCTCCTCGGCCACCTCGGCGTGCGTGGCCTGCAGGTCCACCAAGGGAATCGCGGTCATCGTGGAGTACTCCCGTGAAGAGCTGGCTGGCGGACAGAACGGAGGAACCGGGCCGGGCTGCCGGCCCACACCTGATCGGGGGGTACATCGCGGAGCACGACCGAGCCCATCCCGATGACCGAATTCGCGCCGACGGTGAGCGATTCGCGGATCAGCGCGCCCGCGCCGAGGTAGGCGCCCCGCCCGATCCGCACGGAACCGGAGATCCGCACGCCCGAGGCGATCGTGGCGTGTTCGGAGACGACGTCGTCGTGGGTGAGCACGGTCTGCGGCATGATGGCCACGTGTGCGCCGACCGTGACGTCGGCGGTCAGGACGACCTGAGCCAGCAGCACCGAGCCTGGCCCGACCGTGCAGTTGGCGGGCACCTCGGCCGACGGGTGTACGACGGTCGCGTACCGTGCTGGCGGCAGGCCCAGCCGCTGCACCACCTGCTCGCGGACGCCGGGGTTGCGTGCGTTGGCGATGCAGACCACCACGGCGGCATCGGGCAGGTCGGCGATCGCCTC
The nucleotide sequence above comes from Micromonospora sp. NBC_00389. Encoded proteins:
- a CDS encoding ABC transporter permease, which encodes MSLAYPSVVGKRSFGSKVLNTVEAYVRIDLVEERMFPATSIMRYVAAVFPVLLYYFQGNFLAISDQLFVVMVVGTAVVAGLQDALTALTSRLNFAMERGTLETYLVEPVPWALIPVAMNVWRSCTGALLACFMVAVGWLLGAPIQGSGVPGALLVLFLGIIACNALGTFAAAFIVLFKRGEPVVMLFSLATAVLGGALFPINVLPEWIRWASYLIPQTYVISGIRQLLIADVPPDGLSVGWSIGILAAFSVVSFAAGLFVFDRALRLARRLGILSI
- a CDS encoding DegT/DnrJ/EryC1/StrS family aminotransferase → MTAIPLVDLQATHAEVAEEVAIGFKRILADTAFIGGPEVTAFEREYAAFAGVGHCVGVANGTDALELALRALGVGPGDEVILPANTFIATAEAVARAGGQPVLVDVDPETYLIDVDAARAAVTQATRAVVPVHLYGQHAPVERLRALLDGRDIAIVEDAAQSQGATRLGVPAGAGGIAATSFYPGKNLGAYGDAGAVVTDDEALASKVRTLGSHGGLRKYVHDVIGVNSRLDALQAVVLRAKLARLDSWNAARREAAGRYDRLLAGIDVVRPVTAPGNVHVWHLYVVRVPAARRGEILAALNAQGIGAGIHYPVPVHLTPAFAGLRHGPGSFPHAEQAAAQVLSLPIYPQITAVQQERVGAALASALG
- a CDS encoding MFS transporter; this encodes MYISVRDSLTGERETPANRVRRRVAGTVVLLGIVSLLTDVSSEMVSAVLPLYLTAEIGIGLLAYGFVDGVYQGVSAFVRILGGYSGDRSRRPKWIAVVGYGVSAASRIAMLAANGMAAITAVVTADRLGKGLRTAPRDALIADTSEPSMLGRSFGVHRALDTLGAAIGPLAAFALLAALPRGYDAIFVVSFAVALVGLAVLVLFVPDRRVGGGTARLGIREVVRTATGPRLRRTLVAAGLLGVLTIGDGFLYLSLQRRDDFTALLFPLLYVGTNVAYLTLAVPMGRLADRVGRARVLVGGHVALLLAYLFAASPFGGLVWTAATLLLLGVFYAASDGVLAALVSRLVPVPARGTGIAAAQTVVVLARFASSLAFGGLWVAVGRHPALLGFAVALAVAIPAAAWLLLGAEGGK
- a CDS encoding glycosyltransferase; this translates as MIRWATGAARRAASRYSQAADLKWRQLPPFTVATRMSGRSSGPTVYYLAPHPNGTFGGVRNSYRHVDSLNAAGIPAAVVHAKKGYRCTWFANSTRVMSASDVVLGPDDLLVIPECYGPGLGGVPDGVRVVIFNQGAYITFDRVPYETTGAGAPYTGVPGLVGLLAVSQNNAELLRYTFPDLPVGVARPVIDPLLFHPADEPPARRIAYLTHRRPEEREQLRHILRARGLFDRWAETPIAGRSESETATIMRGSAIFLSFSQREGFGLPPAEAMASACFVIGYSGPAGREYFEPSDCISVPDGDLLAFARAVEDACAAHDDDPETFRKAGLAASERILARYSAELLRAELLAFYTPLVSGSRRSRDS
- a CDS encoding acetyltransferase, producing MTIDLVIAGAGGIARETAATVAAINAAAPTWRLRGFLDDDPALHGVIRAGLPVLGPLEAIADLPDAAVVVCIANARNPGVREQVVQRLGLPPARYATVVHPSAEVPANCTVGPGSVLLAQVVLTADVTVGAHVAIMPQTVLTHDDVVSEHATIASGVRISGSVRIGRGAYLGAGALIRESLTVGANSVIGMGSVVLRDVPPDQVWAGSPARFLRSVRQPALHGSTPR
- a CDS encoding ABC transporter ATP-binding protein, producing the protein MTGMDRNADDIIVLSGLTKLYEPTPRWMRVFARSHLRETVRALDDVDVVVRAGEICAVVGPNGAGKTTLFRIIVGLTSATAGHGSVLGLDVERDAEQVRQVVGWMPSEDRSLLMRATSRENLQLHGRLQGMPRNDLTDRIEQVLETVNLTPQTDTVVASMSAGMRARLRLARALLPGPRALILDEPTGPVDPIAAYGLLTLIMDLAKQERLAVLISSHRLEEIEALQSQALLLDGGKVRYSGDLDRLRREWERPELELVVAGHQDALAIADGLLTQGIESRVDGVSVRCRPTGLDGVGGVLTRLGPLTGTIQHVREIPMPLRDLIAQVYARGNHAEGDPR
- a CDS encoding glycosyltransferase family 4 protein, whose protein sequence is MPDRLPYGLDRLGSYGYQVTAAPPYAAGPVGRHAARAARALGRYEWAETWRKAELQGSADLCVCWDERAGLPSILRGGVPVATGVIALTDRDRTHRRLAAPLLRRAHRVWALSSAQLPVLHDELGVPEHRLRHLLFGIDGEFFTLGDDEPVPGLVASAGNDRDRDHHTVVRAMCLVRQSIGHARFKIATQHDVPVPAELGVRHPHLSHPQLRELYWRSQVVVVALRPNVHVSGMTVALEAMACGRPIVITATPGMSDYVSSEWGVLVPPGDADALAAAIIRLLRDPAEATALGAAGHKAVQEQFTTERQAQRLAELLRD